From one Lycium barbarum isolate Lr01 chromosome 6, ASM1917538v2, whole genome shotgun sequence genomic stretch:
- the LOC132644331 gene encoding uncharacterized protein LOC132644331, translated as MLDPIEGKIISFLHGEPTITYTKKEFEKLSIRQNLPFAGVAKFSYVRPYLNELRKILPIQLEIKGTCPMGYLDERRILLRLSLLEDYATLLSKACELKVRNRYFPIRFLKWDPWFNPEEETTIAIAWISFPGLPTNLFDKESMFSLASAVGTPLIIDKGTHNRTRPSCARVKVEVDLLKELPKRIQINCVDAETGEVKSKWQKIQYDYLPKYCTQCKLQGHDLNGCWVLHPQHRTKKEEQRDEKKELEKGKAKEESSKQNGKQDSKEATHNGVYRNGKLVYENWNVVQNRKNKGNGKETEQQRGNKAKEPTTTNKFGTLVDLTEEMQEETNMVNKSNGDLKETSRPWVDKVFRKMDDQANDIENSSKEDAVKVNQSNEGNSKEKSDSANSDEQQGNTSKEQQTNLKGKSHSNIEEQEVNTQNSECPREAAECPVQFNNQQQVQKFSPIETEDFRHCIDACQLMDLGFTGSIFTWWNGRSDEACIFKRLDRCLGNQALQNTYPNLQVEHLIKQGSDHNSLLISLKQDSGPIQKAFRFLNFWVEHANFLEVVKNNWDPNYNSDPFYNIHQKLKKVSKAPSIWSKEAYGDIFRQIATLEEVVRIHEQELEQHPSEKFWKQKAGMQWFKDGDRNTKFFHAHVNGKRRDYNFREFKIVWWSMAGNRGRHRRRGY; from the exons ATGCTAGATCCAATTGAGGGGAAAATTATTAGTTTTCTTCATGGAGAGCCAACCATCACTTACACAAAGAAAGAGTTTGAGAAACTTTCTATCAGACAAAACTTGCCATTTGCTGGTGTAGCGAAATTTTCTTATGTAAGGCCGTATCTGAATGAGTTGAGGAAGATATTGCCGATTCAATTAGAGATCAAAGGAACTTGCCCCATGGGCTACTTGGATGAGAGACGCATACTGCTTAGACTTTCATTATTGGAGGATTATGCAACTTTACTGTCGAAGGCATGTGAATTAAAGGTGCGGAACAGATACTTTCCTATTAGATTCTTGAAATGGGACCCATGGTTCAATCCCGAGGAGGAAACAACCATAGCCATTGCGTGGATTTCATTTCCAGGGCTGCCAACAAACTTATTCGACAAGGAGTCAATGTTTTCCCTTGCAAGTGCAGTTGGAACACCACTAATAATAGACAAAGGCACTCACAATCGAACAAGACCTAGTTGTGCGagggttaaagttgaagttgattTACTAAAGGAACTTCCTAAAAGGATTCAAATTAATTGTGTGGATGCAGAGACAGGAGAAGTGAAATCAAAGTGGCAAAAAATTCAATATGATTATCTGCCAAAATATTGCACACAATGCAAGTTGCAAGGTCATGATTTAAATGGATGTTGGGTATTACATCCGCAACATAGAACAAAAAAGGAGGAGCAAAGGGATGAAAAGAAAGAATTAGAGAAAGGAAAAGCAAAAGAAGAAAGCAGCAAACAAAATGGGAAGCAGgacagcaaggaggcaacacatAATGGGGTATACAGAAATGGAAAATTGGTATATGAAAATTGGAATGTGGTTCAAAACAGGAAAAATAAGGGCAATGGCAAGGAAACAGAACAACAAAGAGGTAATAAGGCCAAGGAAccaacaaccacaaacaagtTTGGCACACTGGTGGATTTAACTGAGGAAATGCAAGAAGAAACCAACATGGTCAATAAAAGTAATGGTGATCTAAAGGAGACTTCTAGGCCTTGGGTGGATAAAGTTTTTCGCAAGATGGATGACCAAGCCAATGATATAGAGAATAGTAGTAAAGAAGATGCAGTGAAAGTCAACCAAAGTAATGAAGGCAACAGCAAAGAGAAGAGTGACAGTGCAAACAGTGATGAACAACAAGGGAACACAAGCAAGGAACAGCAGACAAATTTAAAAGGAAAGTCACACAGCAACATAGAGGAACAGGAAGTAAATACGCAGAACAGTGAATGTCCAAGGGAAGCAGCAGAATGTCCAGTACAATTCAATAATCAGCAGCAGGTGCAAAAGTTCTCACCAATTGAGACTGAAGATTTTAGGCACTGTATTGATGCTTGTCAATTGATGGATCTTGGATTTACTGGGAGTAtattcacttggtggaatggaaggTCAGATGAGGCTTGCATTTTTAAAAGATTGGATAGGTGTTTAGGGAATCAAGCTTTGCAAAACACATATCCAAATCTTCAAGTGGAGCACCTTATCAAGCAAGGATCAGATCATAACTCATTGTTGATAAGTTTGAAACAAGACAGTGGACCAATTCAAAAGGCTTTCAGGTTTTTAAATTTCTGGGTGGAGCATGCTAACTTTTTGGAAGTGGTGAAAAATAATTGGGACCCAAACTACAACTCAGACCCCTTTTATAACATTCATCAGAAGTTAAAAAAGGTGAGCAAGGCCCCGTCCATTTGGAGCAAGGAAGCTTATGGAGATATTTTCAGACAAATTGCTACTTTAGAAGAGGTGGTACGAATTCACGAGCAAGAGCTCGAACAACATCCCAGTG AAAAGTTTTGGAAACAGAAGGCAGGGATGCAGTGGTTTAAAGATGGGGACAGAAATACCAAATTTTTTCATGCTCATGTTAATGGAAAAAGGAGAGATTACAACTTCAGAGAATTCAAGATAGTGTGGTGGAGCATGGCTGGAAACAGAGGAAGACATAGAAGGAGAGGCTATTAG